In Aerococcus loyolae, a genomic segment contains:
- a CDS encoding peptide ABC transporter substrate-binding protein, with translation MKRWYKLISLLFIGVLVMAGCSSSGGGTNSQAGQEIAVTSEGELASLDTIKSSDSPSLNVASNTIEGLYRPAPQDSDKLKELGMAAEEPEISEDGKTYTYKIREDAKWSTGEPVTAHDFVYTYRKAVTPPELSQNVNRFFPINKAKEISEGKESPENLGVKALDDKTLEFTLTSPTAYFEDLLGTPAFLPQSQKLAEEVGDDYGSSAKKTAFNGPFLVEGWTGTENSFDLVKNPDYWDAENVQLNRINWEVSKELQTNYNLFNSGDVQYTQTGNPYVEQLAGEPILQTSLNGKVGYLQFNFDKPILKNKHVRQALRSGFDKEAFTQAVLKDGSQSLDGWVPADHVSDPASGQDFRAMNGHLGAYDLDFAQSEWKLAKQELGLDHIELELLTSDTDTSKATSEFLQGEWQNNLPGLTVTIRNVPLKSRQQITNTGEYDMVYGTYHPSYVDPTAYLDYFHSQSALNNANFDSENYDSLLATAQNELGDQPEARFQKLLEAERYLMEDEAALGTIYQGAYAFLVDPKLTGVINQTNGVTNYFRAATYQTEN, from the coding sequence ATGAAGCGTTGGTATAAGCTAATCAGCTTGCTATTCATTGGAGTCTTGGTGATGGCAGGCTGTAGTAGCAGCGGAGGCGGGACCAATAGCCAGGCCGGCCAGGAAATCGCCGTCACTTCAGAAGGTGAACTGGCATCGCTAGATACGATTAAGTCTTCCGATTCACCGAGCTTGAACGTGGCTTCAAACACCATTGAAGGTCTATACCGTCCTGCTCCTCAAGATAGTGATAAACTTAAGGAACTAGGGATGGCTGCTGAAGAACCTGAAATCAGTGAAGACGGCAAGACCTATACCTATAAAATCCGTGAAGATGCTAAGTGGTCAACCGGTGAACCTGTGACCGCCCATGACTTTGTCTATACCTACCGTAAGGCGGTGACTCCACCGGAACTCTCCCAAAACGTTAACCGTTTCTTCCCGATTAACAAGGCCAAAGAAATTTCAGAAGGGAAGGAAAGCCCAGAAAATTTAGGAGTTAAAGCGCTGGATGATAAGACCCTAGAATTTACCCTAACTTCGCCTACGGCTTACTTTGAAGACTTGTTGGGAACCCCAGCCTTTCTTCCTCAAAGTCAAAAGCTGGCTGAAGAAGTCGGTGATGACTACGGGTCATCTGCAAAAAAGACAGCCTTTAACGGGCCTTTCTTGGTTGAAGGCTGGACCGGGACGGAAAACAGCTTTGACTTAGTCAAGAATCCGGATTACTGGGATGCTGAAAATGTACAATTGAACCGCATTAACTGGGAAGTATCTAAAGAATTACAAACCAACTATAATCTCTTCAATTCAGGTGATGTCCAATATACGCAAACCGGTAACCCTTATGTGGAACAATTAGCCGGAGAACCCATTCTTCAAACCAGCCTGAATGGTAAGGTTGGTTACTTACAATTTAACTTCGACAAACCTATCCTGAAAAACAAGCACGTCCGTCAAGCCTTACGTTCTGGTTTTGACAAGGAGGCCTTTACCCAAGCTGTCCTTAAAGATGGCTCTCAAAGCCTTGATGGCTGGGTACCAGCTGACCATGTCTCTGATCCAGCTAGCGGTCAAGACTTCCGGGCCATGAATGGACATTTAGGGGCCTATGACTTGGACTTTGCTCAATCCGAATGGAAACTCGCCAAGCAAGAACTCGGTCTTGACCATATTGAATTAGAATTATTGACCTCAGATACGGATACTTCTAAAGCCACGTCGGAATTCTTACAAGGTGAATGGCAAAATAATCTGCCTGGTTTGACTGTAACAATCCGCAATGTGCCTTTGAAGAGTCGCCAACAAATTACTAACACTGGTGAATATGACATGGTTTATGGGACCTACCATCCAAGTTATGTGGATCCCACTGCTTACCTGGATTACTTCCATAGCCAAAGTGCCTTAAACAATGCTAATTTTGATTCAGAAAACTATGACTCACTCTTAGCGACAGCGCAAAATGAGTTGGGTGACCAACCCGAGGCCCGCTTCCAAAAGCTTTTAGAAGCAGAACGTTATTTGATGGAAGATGAAGCTGCGCTGGGGACCATCTACCAAGGGGCCTATGCCTTCTTAGTGGATCCAAAACTCACTGGCGTTATTAACCAAACTAATGGTGTCACCAATTACTTTAGGGCGGCAACTTATCAAACAGAAAACTAA
- a CDS encoding peptide ABC transporter substrate-binding protein, with translation MKLGVKGLGLLFSVLVALAGCSGGSGSESSRQTEITATADGELASLNSIASSDIPTQNVLANVTEGLYRPSIDGGNELGIAAEEPEVSEDGLTYTFKIRDNANWSTGEPVTAQDFVFSYRKAVDPNAISENVNKFFVIKNARPISDGELPTDQLGVKAIDDKTLEFTLEAPTPYFKGLLGTPAYLPQSEKLAKEVGDNYGSSQDNTAFNGPFVVDGWTGNEQSFQLKKNDQYWDKDNVHLDTINWQVSKEMSTNFNLFENGKVQYTKVGNPYVEQEQNNEALTVDPSGLVGYLQFNFTREPTNNVHLRKALASSFDKEAFVQNVLKDGSTPIDGWIPKKHDQDPETGEDFRAQNGSLSSYDVDKAKEEFEKAKADLGRDKISIELLTSDTDVSKSTSEFLQGEWQKNLPGIEVTIRNVPLKSRQSIAASKDYDIMLGTFIPSYVDPIAYLEYFESHSTLNTGFYNSEVFDGQLNQARTTLANQPKERWDTLLAAERTLVQDDQALAPIYQGAFANMIDPKLKGVINQTNGAQSYFRAARYEE, from the coding sequence ATGAAGTTAGGTGTTAAAGGCTTAGGCTTATTATTTAGTGTTCTAGTGGCTTTAGCAGGATGTTCAGGAGGGAGTGGGAGTGAGTCTTCCCGGCAGACAGAAATTACCGCGACTGCCGATGGGGAGCTAGCTTCCTTGAACAGTATTGCCTCTTCCGATATTCCTACCCAAAATGTCTTAGCCAATGTCACTGAAGGCCTTTACCGTCCTTCTATTGATGGCGGCAATGAGCTAGGGATAGCGGCTGAAGAACCTGAGGTATCTGAGGATGGCTTAACTTACACCTTCAAGATTCGAGACAATGCTAATTGGTCAACTGGAGAGCCAGTGACCGCCCAAGACTTTGTCTTTTCCTATCGTAAAGCGGTCGACCCTAATGCGATCTCAGAAAATGTCAACAAGTTCTTTGTGATTAAGAATGCTCGGCCCATTTCAGATGGTGAGCTGCCAACCGACCAATTAGGGGTTAAGGCCATCGATGATAAGACCCTAGAGTTTACCTTAGAAGCGCCTACGCCTTATTTCAAAGGCTTACTAGGGACTCCAGCTTACTTGCCTCAAAGTGAGAAGCTGGCCAAGGAGGTTGGCGATAACTATGGCTCCTCCCAAGATAACACAGCCTTCAATGGCCCCTTTGTGGTTGATGGCTGGACAGGTAATGAACAAAGCTTCCAATTAAAGAAAAATGACCAATATTGGGATAAGGACAATGTCCACCTGGATACCATTAATTGGCAAGTATCTAAAGAAATGTCGACTAACTTTAATCTCTTTGAAAATGGGAAGGTTCAATATACCAAAGTTGGAAATCCTTATGTGGAACAAGAACAAAATAACGAAGCCTTAACTGTCGACCCCTCTGGTCTAGTGGGCTATCTGCAATTTAACTTTACCCGTGAACCGACAAATAATGTTCACTTACGCAAGGCCTTAGCTTCATCATTCGATAAAGAAGCCTTTGTCCAAAACGTGCTCAAAGACGGGTCAACCCCAATTGATGGCTGGATACCTAAAAAACATGACCAAGACCCAGAAACCGGTGAAGACTTCCGGGCCCAAAACGGTTCGCTATCCTCCTATGATGTCGATAAGGCCAAAGAGGAATTTGAAAAGGCTAAGGCGGACTTAGGACGAGATAAGATTAGTATTGAGCTCTTAACCTCAGATACAGATGTCTCCAAATCAACCTCCGAATTCCTACAAGGGGAATGGCAAAAGAACCTACCTGGCATTGAAGTCACTATCCGTAACGTGCCCCTCAAGAGCCGTCAAAGTATTGCCGCAAGCAAGGATTACGATATTATGTTAGGAACCTTTATTCCTTCCTATGTCGATCCAATCGCTTACTTAGAATACTTTGAATCTCATTCGACCTTGAATACTGGTTTCTATAATTCTGAAGTCTTCGATGGGCAATTAAACCAAGCCCGGACAACTTTAGCTAACCAACCCAAAGAACGTTGGGATACTTTGTTAGCTGCTGAGCGGACACTGGTTCAAGATGACCAAGCTTTGGCACCAATTTACCAAGGTGCTTTCGCTAATATGATTGATCCTAAGCTCAAAGGGGTTATTAACCAAACCAATGGGGCCCAATCCTATTTCCGTGCCGCAAGATACGAAGAATAA